In Rhipicephalus microplus isolate Deutch F79 chromosome 7, USDA_Rmic, whole genome shotgun sequence, one genomic interval encodes:
- the LOC119180395 gene encoding uncharacterized protein LOC119180395, with product MMAQSYQVTPGVLKTVIQPGIGPRPNVGDSITVHCTGLLTNPPRKFWSTRDPGQQPFSFRVGVGEVIRGWDEGCLSMQKHELSRLTICGLKAYGAQGFPAWGIPPNADLQFEIQILAINGM from the exons ATGATGGCCCAGTCGTACCAGGTTACGCCTGGGGTCCTCAAAACAGTAATACAGCCGGGCATAGGACCTCGGCCAAACGTCGGCGACAGCATCACCGTCCACTGCACCGGCCTGCTCACAAATCCGCCCAGGAAATTCTGGAG CACCCGTGACCCTGGGCAGCAACCATTCTCCTTCCGTGTGGGAGTTGGCGAAGTGATCCGCGGCTGGGACGAAGGCTGCCTGTCCATGCAGAAGCACGAGCTGTCGCGCCTCACCATCTGCGGCCTCAAGGCATACGGCGCTCAGGGATTTCCAGCATGGGG GATCCCACCGAATGCAGACCTGCAGTTCGAGATCCAGATTTTGGCCATCAACGGCATGTGA